The following proteins are encoded in a genomic region of Streptomyces collinus Tu 365:
- a CDS encoding L,D-transpeptidase yields the protein MTDSKRRKGLTVASALLGGVLALTGCSGGGDAKATDGGDTSQAKADEAAAEKSSEAQITITPKDGSDNASINNSAAVRVAKGTLTGVTMTTADGKAVPGALSADRKSWKPTGQLERSTTYKVAAEAKDSAGRVAHENGSFTTVSPANSFIGNFTPENGSTVGVGMPVSINFDKAITNKAAVQKGITVTSSSGQEVVGHWFNANRIDFRPQAYWKENSTVTLKLDLDGVQGAAGVYGVQQKTVTFHIGRNQVSYVDAKTKQMKVTQDGKVVKTIPISAGSPENKTYQGVMVMSEKFKETRMNGATVGFTDDDGKGEYDIKDVPHAIRLTNSGTFLHGNYWGAKSIFGSVNTSHGCVGLSDAKGAKDPSTPGAWMYDHSLVGDVVVIKNTGDKTVAPDNGLNGWNLDWAQWKAGSAV from the coding sequence ATGACGGACAGTAAGCGGCGCAAGGGCCTGACGGTCGCGTCCGCACTGCTCGGCGGTGTGCTGGCACTCACCGGATGTTCGGGCGGCGGCGACGCCAAGGCCACGGACGGCGGTGACACCTCACAGGCCAAGGCCGACGAGGCGGCGGCCGAGAAGTCCTCCGAGGCCCAGATCACGATCACGCCCAAGGACGGCTCCGACAACGCCTCCATCAACAACTCGGCCGCCGTCCGCGTCGCCAAGGGCACGCTCACCGGTGTGACGATGACCACGGCCGACGGCAAGGCCGTCCCGGGGGCGCTCTCCGCCGACCGCAAGAGCTGGAAGCCGACCGGGCAGCTGGAGCGCTCGACCACCTACAAGGTCGCCGCGGAGGCCAAGGACTCCGCCGGCCGGGTCGCGCACGAGAACGGCTCCTTCACGACCGTCTCCCCGGCCAACAGCTTCATAGGCAACTTCACGCCGGAGAACGGTTCCACCGTCGGCGTGGGCATGCCCGTGTCGATCAACTTCGACAAGGCGATCACCAACAAGGCCGCCGTCCAGAAGGGCATCACGGTCACCTCCAGCAGCGGCCAGGAGGTCGTCGGCCACTGGTTCAACGCCAACCGGATCGACTTCCGCCCGCAGGCGTACTGGAAGGAGAACTCCACCGTCACGCTGAAGCTGGACCTCGACGGCGTCCAGGGCGCCGCCGGTGTCTACGGCGTGCAGCAGAAGACGGTCACCTTCCACATCGGCCGCAACCAGGTCTCCTACGTCGACGCCAAGACCAAGCAGATGAAGGTCACGCAGGACGGCAAGGTCGTCAAGACCATACCGATCTCCGCGGGCTCGCCGGAGAACAAGACGTACCAGGGCGTCATGGTGATGTCCGAGAAGTTCAAGGAGACGCGCATGAACGGCGCGACCGTGGGCTTCACCGACGACGACGGCAAGGGCGAGTACGACATCAAGGACGTGCCGCACGCCATCCGCCTGACCAACTCCGGCACGTTCCTGCACGGCAACTACTGGGGCGCGAAGTCCATCTTCGGCAGTGTCAACACCAGCCACGGCTGCGTGGGCCTGTCCGACGCCAAGGGCGCGAAGGACCCCAGCACGCCCGGCGCGTGGATGTACGACCACTCCCTGGTGGGTGACGTGGTGGTCATCAAGAACACCGGTGACAAGACCGTCGCCCCCGACAACGGCCTGAACGGCTGGAACCTGGACTGGGCGCAGTGGAAGGCCGGTTCGGCCGTCTGA